The Elephas maximus indicus isolate mEleMax1 chromosome 11, mEleMax1 primary haplotype, whole genome shotgun sequence genome contains the following window.
tatagtttgtggagtctctgggtagtgcaaacagataatgctcttggttgctaaccaaaaggctggagactTGCATCCACTTAGAGagcccttggaagaaagtcctggcaatctacttctgaaaaagcagccatcgaaaaccctacggagtacaattctactcaactcacagcacacaacagcatgtGTATTATACATGTGCacataaatatataacaaaaccaTGTTAATGCATCAAAGGAGACatccaggtggctaacagatacataaggaaatgattGCCGTCACTAGCCATTAAACCGACCAAAACCAAGCTAGTTTccatcgaggtgattccgactcatagcaaccctataggacagagtagaactaccccatagggtttccagggagcacctggtgaatttggactgctgaccttttggttagcagccaagctcttaaccactgcaccagtgctccacactagccattagagaaatgcagatcaaaactacaatgagacaccatctcaccccaacaaggatggcactaatccaaaaaacacaaaataataaatgttggagaggttgcagagagactggaacacttatgcactgctgatgggaatgtaaaatggtgcaaccactatggaaaataatatggcgcctccttaaaagctagagaaataccatatgacccagcagtcccactcctaggaacatatcctagagaaataagagctgacaCAGAAATAGACTTATGCacgcctatgttcattgcagcattattcttaatagcaaaaatatggaaacctaaatgtccaccaacagttgaatggataaacaaattatggaacatacacacgatggaatactattgaacgataaagaacaatgatgaatctgtgaaacatctcccaacatggatgaatctggagggcattatactgagtgaaataggtcaatcatagaaggacagatattgtatgggaccactgttataaaaactcaaggaaaggtttacacagaataaaaaaaacaaccttcaaaggttacgagggagaggagggatgaggaagggaaatcactaactagacagtagtaAAGTGtccactttggtgaagggaaagacaacacacaaaagtcagtacaacttaaccaaggcaaaACGTAGAAGCTTgcaagacacatccaaacaccttgagggactgactTGTGGGGGCTGGGGACTGTGGTctcgggagacatctaggtcaattggtgtaagagtttacaaagaaaatgttctacatcctactttggtgagtagtgtctgggatcttaaaagcttgcgagcagccatctaaggtgccatcccatccagagcaaaggagaatggagaaaaccgaAGACGtaaggaaaatgttagcccagAGAACtaaagaaccacatgaaccacagcttccaccagcctgggcccaaaagaactagatgttaCCTAGCTACTACCAACTGCtcggacagggatcacaatagagagtccctgacagcagGAGAACAAGTTTCACATTTACAAAaagagaccaaacttactggtctgactgagactggaggtaccccctgagactgtggtccccagtcatcctgctaactcagaactgaagccactcccaaagcttacttttcagacaaagattagacagccctataaaacaaacagtaacacatgtgaggagtctgcttcttagttcaatacaagaccaaatgggcaactcctgcccaaaagcaagaccataaggcaggaaggcacaggaaaactgaacaatggACTCGGGGGAAcccggagtggaaagggggatagtgttgtcacattatggggattgcaaccaatgtcacaaaacaacttgtgtataaatttttgaatgagaagctagtttgcactgtaaactttcacttaaagcacaataaaattaagaaaacatgtTAAAACAAATTCATGATAAGTAATAGCACAGTTGTGAACAGGTATTAATTAGCACCTGGGTAGGAAAAAAAAGGTGTTGTCCTAATAAGACAGATactttgtttagtgactttttgcTTGATTTATCCTGCTAaaacccaaaaactaaacccattgtcattgagtcaattccaactcatagcgaccgtataggagagagtagaactgccccacagggtttctaaggagtacctggtggattccaactgctgagccttttgattagcagctgtagctcttaaccaccatgccaccagggtttccaaaaaacccattgctgtcgagttgattctgacttataacaaccctatgggacagagtagagctgcccaatagggtttccaaggagtggctggtgaattcaaactgcagacctgttGGTTTGCTAACCAACTggttcttaaccgctgtgccacctgggctctccTTTTATCCTACAAATGAGTGGCAAAAGTGATAGTGGTGGAAGATGGTGGGTCAAGGATTGTATtggtagttgtcttagttatctagtgctgctataacaaataccacaagtgggtggctttaacaaacggacatttgttttctcatagttcatgaggctggaagtctgaattcaggtgctggttctaggagaaggctttctctctgttggctctgaaggaaggccttgtctcgtctgagcttctgttcctctgtgatcttcatgtggcttgggatATGTCTtactccatctctgcttgcttgctcaatttactcttttatatctaaaaagagataaAGTTAAAACACACTCTATACTAATACTGCATTGTTAACAAAGagaacccattcctaaatgggattataaccacagatttaGGCGTTAGGAATTAGAACATATTTtggtgggaacacaattcaatccgtaacagcagTGATAACAGTTGGATGTAGTTGAATGCTGGATTTttctcaataaacattagcttatatttataaatgatggtgatggtggtgatggagaTTTTCTGGTTGGTCAGAAAAGGCCTGTGATCTCCATTCTCTCAGCCCCCAGCGGTGACTGAGACTTCCTTAGTGGAACCCGTGACTCAATAGAACAGTTTGGAAACCATCGGTCTAGTCCAGTCTCTCCAAGTCCCAGAGAAGAACACAGTGGGAAAGGGGTGGTGAAGACACAGAGTGGAGCCATGGCTGGAGCAGGGTTCAGCGCTTAGTTTCCTGTACTTGTGCTATTAATCCTTTTCATCATCCCAGGTGTGGACGTGGAGGCAGCCAAGCGGGCCGAGGAGGAACTGCTGCTTCATGACACGAGGTGCTGGCTGAACGGGGGCGCCATGCCAGAGGCCCGGCACCCCCGCACTGGAGCTTCTGCCCTGCATGTGGCTGCCGCTAAGGGCTACATAGAGGTGATGAGGTGAGCTGGGCTGGCTTAGGTCTTTCCTTAGCCCCCCTCCTTGCTCTGGgccagtctcttctttcttcctgtcttatgCCTTCTGTGAAtcttgtccatttcctttgcttTCTAACATATGCACCCAAGGCTATATATTTCTCTCTAAATACGGTGTTAGCTGCATCCACAACTTTTGATATGTAGTTTTTCCATTATGATTCAGTTTAAAACATTCTCCAAGTTGtaatcttttcatttttgaccCATGGGTTATTTAGGAGTGTGCCCTTAATTTCCAAAGATATGATATTTTCTAGTCATCATTTTATTACTAGTTTTCTGGCTTAATTGCATTCTGGTCAGAGAACATGTTTTGCGTGATTCTAGtcttttgaaatttgttgaggTTTTCTTTATACCCCAGTATATGAAAGCCGGAATAGGATGTATTGTCAAGTACAGTGTTTTATATAGGTTATTAGGTCAGCATTGTAACCATGCTATTTAAATCTTCGACATCATTAAATTAAATTCCCCAGTTATTATGAGAGGTATGTTAAAATTTCCCACTATGTTTGTAGATTTGCCTGTTTCTCCTTGTAGTTCTGTGGATTtctactttatatattttgaggctAGGTTGTATGGTGCATGTATATGTAAATTGCAATGATATATATTCCATTTCTAACACCCACACCTTGATgtcttagtctcattttgtccaTGTTTGGGTCTCTAACCATTTTCCATTTGAGTAGTTGGTTCCATTCTCACCTGTTCAGATCTCATCAAGTAAAAGAGTTTATTTCTGTAGTTGACCCCTGTTGGGCCAGGCTTCCACTTTTAGCTCCGGGATCCAGCACTGGGGGAAGAGCCAAGGCTGAGTGGCAGAGGGATCATTTAGGGGGCATGGGGCAAAGGCTTCTTACCAACAGATTCAGAAGTGTTTCAGTGGTGTAATACCTGCCCACCACCTGACCCTGGCCCAGACCTCCTGCCTCTATCCCCTGTGGGCCTTGACCCTGAGCCTCCCTGGCCCTCAGGCTGCTCCTTCAGGCTGGCTATGACACGGAGCTCCGGGACGGCGATGGCTGGACTCCCCTACACGCCGCAGCCCACTGGGGCGTGGAGGATGCCTGCCGTTTACTGGCTGAGCACGGTGGGGGCATGGACTCACTGACCCATGCGGTAAGGGCCAGGGCTGGGGTGGTGGGAGGTTGGGTAGAGGTGAGGAGGGCTCCCACAGCTCTTTCATTACCTGTTCCTTTTCCTCTCCACCCGCACAGGGGCAGCGTCCCTGTGACCTTGCTGATGAGGAGGTACTAAGTCTGCTGGAGGAACTGGCCCGAAAGCAGGAAGATGTGAGTCCCAGGCTGAGGGCTggccccagacccccacctctcGTTAGCATCTTAGAGCCGGGACCAGGGAGGGAGTACCTCCCTCTCCCACGACTCACCATCATTGCCCTAGGGCCAGCCTCTCTCCAACTGCTCACGGAGACCCATTGGAGGGCCATGAGAAAGTGGGGTGCTGGGGAGAATGGAAGATGCTGGGGGGAGGATTCTGCGTCTGACAAGGCCTAGCCACCCTTTGGTTGCCCCAGCCAGCACTGGGCCAGGCCCTATTTCTGGCAAAACTCAGAGTAAAGGAGCCCACAGCACAGGCTCTGGGCTTGAACCTGGCTCTGCTGTGGATTAACTGTGTGAGCTCAAGCAGTCAGCTTCCCTCAGCAGCTCTTCCTCTCCTTGCAGCTACGGAACCAGAAGGAAGCTTCCCAGAGCAGGGGCCCTGAGCCACAGGGCCCCTCTGGCAACAAACACCGCAGGTAGAAGAGGGACGCCCAGGGCGGTGGGGACTGCAAGAGGCACCCTGGGCTCAGGccattcctcccttcccccaccagGAGCTCTGTGTGTCGTCTGAGCAGCCGAGAGAAGATCTCCCTTCAGGACCTGTCAAAGGAGCGCCGGCCGGGGGGAGCGGGAGGGCCCCCCATCCGGGATGAGGATGAGGGAGGAGAAGGCCCTACAGGTGAGGGGCTGAGACCCAGACTcctggtctgagggaggaggggctgggggccaAACTCCAGGGTCTGAGGGAAGAGGGGCTGGGACTCCTGGGTCTCAGAGAGGGTGGGCTGGGGGCTGGAACTTGTGGGTCTGGAGGAAGAGGGCTGGGTTCTCTGGTCCTCAGAGGCAGTGGGCATGTTCTTGTAACATCTCCCATCTTCCTGCACCACAGAGTCCTCCTTTGCAGAAAGCAGAACCCTCAACGGAGTCTCCTCTCCACCACCCTCCATCCCTAAGAGCCCCGCGGTGAGTCTGGGAGTTCTGAGAGGACATGTTAGGATTGGGAGAGGGAGGGGGTGTCATAAGGGTGAGGACTCTGGTTCCCAGAATCCTCGAGACAACCAACTGCCCTTTTCTGGCTGCCCCAAGTGCTGATGGGAATGATAGTTTGTTGTGGTCCATGGCGGGGCAGAGGGGTGGTATAGAAAAGAGATTCCTTCTTCATCACTGAGACCTTCATCCTTTCCCAGCTGCCCGAAGGAATCCCTTTCCCCAGGCACTTCGGCCTCCAGAAGATGGGGAGCTCAGGTGCCCTGGGCCCCAAAGAAAGGTGGGGGGCTGAGGGAGCCCCTGGGGCTGGACTGCAGCGCTCAGCGTCCTCCTCTCAGCTGGAAGGCACCTCCACTCAGGTACGTGGAGTGAGGCAGGCAGGGGAACCAGGCCCCTGCCTAGCTGAGAGGGCTACCCTCCGCTTCCCCTCATCTGCTCCCCTCTTCTCTCTACAGGCCAAGGAGCCGCGTCTTGCCAGAATCACCCCTACGCCCTCCCGGAAGGTGCTGGAACCCCCTGCCCTGTGAGTACCAAGGGCCTGGGCCCCTCTGAGGGGTGGGAGGCAGGTCCAGGTTCCAATCTAGTCAGCGTGACCCTCAGCAAGTCCACTTCTTCTCTGGGGTCTGGTCCTTGCTCACCACAAtgcttggcctcagtttccctttcaGTACCTTTTACTAACAGCTTGTCATTATTGTGGCCTCTGAGGCCTAAGAGACCTGGCCCATGTTGCCTCTGTTCCTTCCgtaattattttgcatttttctgcTCAAATTTGACTGTCAGGACAGAGATAACGTGTCTTTTCTTCACTGCTGTATGCCCAGGGCCCAGACACAATGTGGGCTTCAtgagtatttgttgaattaatgaattcaTCCAAGTCTGAGATATCCAGGCCTCCTGCTCCCTTGGATAACTCCACTTCTCCTCCCCCTAGAATTCTGGAACCTGAAACCTCAGTGAAGCCAAATGCCCCTGCAGCCTCCACAGCACTCCCAGCCGACTCCCGGGACCGCAGGAGGCAAGAAGCCTGGGACGGGAGGGCTCTGCCTGGGAGAAAACTACATTACCCAGGAGTCCTCAGGGCTCAGGGTGGGGCTCCTAAGGGATAGCTTGACCCTGGGCCTGCTGGGAGTTGAAGTCCTCTGGCAGGTTTtactctacagggttgctatgagtaggattgTATGGGGACAAGGCCCAAAGGAACCCTCTCTGAGGCCAGTCCCTCCACACAGGTCCTACCAGATGCCAGTGCGTGATGAGGAGTCTGAATCCCAGCGGAAAGCTCGCTCTCGCCTCATGCGCCAGTCTCGGAGGTCTACACAGGTGGGGGGTGGAGTGGGGGCcctgactcctgggtctgagggctgAGGAAGCTGGGGGCCTAGACtcttgggtctgagggaggaggggctgggggtcaggactcctgggtctgagggaggtggggctggggcccagactcctgggtctgagggagaaggaggttGGGGGTTCAGATTTCTGAGCCTGAGGGAGCAACATTGGGCAACTGGCCACATGGGGCCTTGGGGAGGTGACTGAGTATCTGATGGGACCCCTCTCCCTACCAGGGTGTGACTCTGACGGACCTGAAGGAGGCAGAGAAGGCCGCAGGGAAGGCCCCAGAGCCAGAGAAGCCGTCCCCACAGAGCCTGGTGAGAGGTGTCAGGTGAATGAGGAGGCAGTGGTGTGGCATGTGgctccctaaacctaaccctctctcCCACAGGACCCTGCTCGGAGGCCCCGAGTCCCTGGTGTCGAGAACTCTGAGGGCCCTGCACAGAGAGGTGAGGTCTGATCTCAGGGGAAGTCCTCCTTGGATCCCACCCTAGTCCTTCTGGCTGCAGTGTTTCTGGGGGCCTGAGCTTAGGGACCCTGATACTGTAGGTTAGGAGGCCCCAGGAGAGGGGTCTGGGCTgattcctgcccctcccccagcagAGGCGCCTGACGGGCAGGGACCACAAGCCGCCAGGGAGCACCTCAAAGTCAGCAAGGAACGCAGGGGGCCTGCGGAGGTGAGGGCAAGGGATCCCGGGGGCCAGCTGGTGCTGAGGATGGGCACTGGGGCTGGGGCATGGAGGGGCCAAACCCCCTCAGGCAGCCCACTGACCCCATCTCCACCGACCCACAGGGGGAGGAGGCGGAGCTGGCAGAGCGAAGCTCGGTATCCAGGTACCCAGCCTAAGCAGGGAGGACGGTTGGGGTTGTCTGTCAGGCAGCGGGTAGCACCCTCTGATGTCCTCTTCCACCTCCACCCCAGCATGCCTGAAGGCAGCCCTGCATCCCACAGGCAGCACCCCCAGCAGGACTTCCACCCAGAGCCCAAGCCAGAGTCTGAGGCGCAGGATGGAGGTTTTCGGAAGGTGAGAGAGATCCTACCCCAATAGGTGCCAGTAACACCCAACCACTGGGCCTGTTTATctggtccttgttgttgttgttgggtgccgttaagttgattctgactcagtaatgaccccatgtgacaaaggagaactgcctgatagggttttctcggctgtgatctttatgggcaCAAATCCCCTggtttttcctgtggagctgctgggtgggtttgaaccttttggttagcagctgagtgcttaaccattgtaccactagggctccttttaccTGGTCCTGCTGCCCCctatgaggagctctggtggtgcactggttaggtgtttggctgctaaccgaaaatgcagtggttcgaagccaccagttgctctgcagaagaaagatgtggcagtctgcttcggtgaaggttacagccttagaaaccctatggtgcagttctactctgtcctttagggccgctgtgagtccgATGTGACTCAGTGGGTTTAACGCCTCCTGTGCagtgactggaaaccctggtggcgtagtggttaagtgctacaactggtaaccaagaggtcagcagttcaaatctgccaggcgctccttggaaactctatggggcagttctaccctgtcctatagggtcactatgagtcggaatcgactcgacagcaatgggtttggtggacTGACTACCTGTTACCTGCTAGGTTCCTGCCTCCCTGTTTTCCTGTCCAGGTCTCAGTATCCCACCATTTCCCTGCCCCCACAAACCCCATTTCCCTCCCTCATCCCAGCAGTGATCAGGCCCTCCTGAGCCGCCCCTCGGGCTTCAGGCCCTCCTGACCCACGTGCTGCCTCCCCATGTCCCCAGCTGTACACAGAGTTGCGTATGGAAAATGAACGGCTGCGTGAGGCCCTGACGGAGACCACACTGCGGCTGGCGCAGCTCAAGGTGGAGTTGGAGCGTGCCACGCAGGTAAAGGGCAAGCCTTGCAGGTTGCAGAAACTGGCCAGCAGCCCTGAAGCTGGGCACAGGACCCCTGGGAGTTAGAGCCTGAGCCATGAGGGATGGGACCTGAGGGGCGGAGCTTGTGGTTTCAAATGGGTGGGGTTTGTGATCTGGAGCAATGGGCGTGATTGGATGGTGGACTTGTGGTCTTGAGTGAGAAGTGAGGCCTGAGGGTGGGTGGGGCTTGTGGGTCTGAGCAAAGGGCTGGGCCAGGAGGCTGGCCTGCCgctcctccccccccccgccccggccccaGCAAGGCTGACCTTCTGGCCATTGGGGTCTTGGTGGTGTCTCTGACCCCTGCACTGTCTGTCCTACCCAAGAGGCAAGAGCGTTTCGCTGAGAGGCCTGCCCTTCTGGAACTGGAGAGATTCGTGAGTAGCATCGGTGGGAGGGAGCCAGACGTATCCCCAGACCTCAAACCCACCTGGGTCAGAATCAAGAGGGCCACACTGACCTTCTGACCTTGCCCTCAGAGCTTTCCCACCCTTTTCCACCTTGTTGGATCTCTGATCGCCCTGGTCCCCAGCCCATCTCTGAAGCCCCTCCTTCAGCCCCTTGCCCTCACTCTCCACTTCCTGATCTGTTCCAGGAGCGCCGGGCCTTAGAGCGGAAGGCTGCAGAACTGGAGGAGGAGCTGAAGGTGAATCCTAGTGGGGAAGCTGGGTGGAGGATGGGCTGTGGGTCCCTGTGACATCACCATCCAGTGGCTGATGACTCTGTGCCGTCCCTCAGGCCCTGTCGGACCTCCGGGCTGACAACCAGCGGCTCAAGGACGAGAACGCAGCCTTGATTCGAGTCATCAGCAAGCTCTCCAAGTGACTCTGAAGGAGGCCCCTCCCCCCACCCGTATTTATACAGCTGCTTCTGCCACATGCACCCCTTCCCCCGTGTGAACACGAGTGACAGGGCTCTGATGGACGTCTCTGAGAAGCCATAACTCCCCTGGGGACCTTCAGACTGGGTGGGGAGAGCAGAGTCCTCAGGAGCCAAGGGGGGCCACCCAAGGCCCAGAGGGAGGTAGGAGGCCGAGCCAGGTAGAGAGACGTTGCTGAGAGGGGACTGGGGCAGGAGCAGGAAGGAACCGAGGACCAGGGAACACGAGGGCTAGAAGCCAGGGACCAGAGTAGCTGCCCCGGGGGTCCCTCAACCTCACGTGTGATGTCCCCTCAGccaccccctccccttcccaagtAGGGACCCAAGAATGTGCCAAGAGCCCCAGCTGGCTGCAGCCAGGTGGGCCTGTATATAGGggccagggtttttcttttttttctgagggCCACATTCATGTGCAATAGGGAGGGATGTCTTCTATTTTTTGCTGCCCCCTACCGGCCGACTGTCCGGGGCAGGGGGAGAAGGTATTTTTGAGAGACAAAGCACAGGCACCACAAATAAAGACGTGAAGTTGCCATTCAGTGACTGCTTCCCTAGCCAGTGGTAGGGGCTTCCTGGTTCTGTGCTTTGGTGCTATGGGTGTCAGACGGAGCCACTGAGCCATCTGGGTGGGGCATTTAGGAGTGGGCAGGTGCTCATAGGTGTGGGGAGGGTGCTTCAGGAAGAACGAGTTTGAGCCAAGGCCCCAAGCTAGGGCTGACACAACCACGagcaaggaggaagagaagagcgTTCTTCCTAAAGCTGGAGGAATGTCCACTCTGAACAAGGGTGGGAGGCAGAGAAAACCAGCCTTTGCCAGCCACCAGGATAGTGTGGGAAAGTTGTAGGGCTTTCAAGAGGGGAAAGGAGCTAGTCTTTCTTGAGTGGGAGGTTTCCTGTTACGCTGCCGCTCACAGGATCAAGAGTAGTCAGAAAGCCTATGGGAGGGGCTGGACCCCTGGCAGGAGCTGGGGGCAAAGTGGAGGCTGTGAGACCAGCCTGGGGGATGAAGGCAGGCTCCCTAGAAGTCCCTGTTTCAGCTGGGTCAGAGGGCTGAGtaggacctcaccaggtggagaAAACCTGTTGCAGCCTGCAGAGATGGGTCGAAGGGGTTGGTAGTTTGGAAACGGGCAGGACCCGAGAacacaaggaccagaaggcagggacCAGAGTAGTAGCCCAGGGGATCTGCCACCCCCACGTGTGCTGCCCCCTCATCTATCCCCTCTCCTCCTGAACTGGGATCTGAGAATGTGCCAAGAGCGCCACCTGTCCGCAGCCAGTGGCCTATATGTAGGgactcccccccgccccagggcCACATCCAGGTGCAATAGGGAGGGATATCTTCTATTTTTTGCTGTCCAGGGCGGGGATAGAAGGGAAAGATGAGGTTGGAGAGGCTGGTAGGGGCCACAACACTCAGGGCCTTGACTGCCAGGAAACGGAGTCAGGGAAAGATTTTGAGCAAGGGAGGGGCTAGGAAATTGGGTGTTGAAAGACCCCTCTGAGGCAGACTGGAAGCTGGGAGgtcagaagaaagcctgggtTGGGGCCCTGGGGATGGAGAGGAGGGAGCAGAGAGAAACTGAAAGTGATGAGGCCATATCCCAGACTGAGGCTGTGACTGGTGTGAGAGGCGGGTTCCTGGGCCCCCTGATAGCCTGGTATAGAGAAGAAAGCAGTTGACACAGCTTGCTAAGAGGAGGCTGTTTATGGACTGGACCCATATTCCATCATACAGGGTTCCCGAGTGCGCCCTCTACCGGGCATGCGTCGCAAGCGCTCTCCGTAAATTGTCCCCATGCCCCATGCTCTCCGAGAGGTCAGGAGGGACTTCGGCAAGGACTGGTCCGTTTGTCTACTGGGATGGAGGGAGGCAATTTCCATTGGTGGGTAGTCGGAAGAGTCCATCCTCCCACAGGGGACAGGGAAATCCACTGCCCCGAAACTTTTTGCAGAGGGGCCGGGTAGGGTCAGATGACCTCTGTTTCCGTCTCGCCTTCCAccttcttcttttgtttctccatcaccgcCTCCAGCTCTGACACTTTTTCCGAATCCTGGAGGGCGGGGTGACCATCAGGGCCCCGAAGTCCGAGCCCACAGCTCCATCCCCGCTCGGGCCCCGGGATGCAGTGCGCCCTGGCTCACCTCCAGCAGCGCGCGCTGCACCGTGACCTGACTGTACACACGTGTCCCTTCCTCGGGGCTCACAGCCCGGAACTCCTCCTTCTGCAGCGAGAAAAGCTGCGCGCCGTTCAGCACGCCTAGCGCGTTCACCGTGCTAAGGGGGCAGCGGGGGCACGGTTAGGACTGTCAGCCAATCACAGCTCCAGTTTCTCAGCCCCCGCCAATCATATCACGCCTGCCTGCCATTTGTCTAATCAGCACTAGCTCACAGGGGGCGGGGCAGGGCTGAACGCAGAACACTGTCGGAAAGCCTTTCCCACCCGCCAATCACAGATCACCCTGCTTCAAAGCGGGGCGGGAGTTCGGGGGAGGGGTCCAATCGAAACCTGAGAAAGCAAGCCAATCGCGACCTGTTGCAACGGGACGCCCTGGGCCAATCAGAACGCTGGGTTCCCAGTGCTCGCCCCTCACAGCGAACAGGCTGGCGCCGGTACCACTCACCCGAAACTAAAGCCTTTGGCCTGCAGCCAGGCGCGAACATCCGAGGCCTCCGAGCGCGGACTGAGCTGCGGCTCCGGCACGCGGGGCCCCGGAGCGGCGCGGCTGGGGCTCGAGCGGCCCTGAGCCAGGCGCACCTGCAGCTCCTCGTTGACACTGAGCATCTGGGAGAATTTCTCTGCAGGCGGGAAACCGGGAGGGAGGGGGCTCAGGGCGAGGGATCAGGGCCGGGAATCCACGGGCTCTTTCTGAACCTTGGTTTCCCTGGGGTACCTCCACCACTCACCCTTCTCGCTGGGATCCAAGTTGTTGAGGCTATCACAGCTGTCCCAGTGGGGTCGCACCGGTGCCGGTGCTGGAGCCAGAgccggggctggggctgggggggcGGGGGTCGTGCTACTCTAGAGAGGGGAATGAGAGGAGAGCACCTAGGTTAGGAGGAGGATGAGTCCCAGACACTCTTCTGGAGAGAAATCCCTGAACCCCCAGGCACCTCCTTGTCGGTACCCTGGAGACCTGGCCCCCAGAGCCCAGGATCTGACCCCCATCCCATCCTCCCCCAAGACCCAGGAGTCAACCTTGGC
Protein-coding sequences here:
- the PPP1R12C gene encoding protein phosphatase 1 regulatory subunit 12C isoform X4; this encodes MSCEDGPGAGPGAAAARERRREQLRQWGARVGAEPGPGERRARTVRFERAAEFLAACAGGDLDEARLMLRADPSPGAEPDPAAPPPARAVLDSTNADGISALHQACIDENLEVVRFLVEQGATVNQADNEGWTPLHVAASCGYLDIARYLLNHGANIAAVNSDGDLPLDLAESDAMEGLLKAEIAHRGVDVEAAKRAEEELLLHDTRCWLNGGAMPEARHPRTGASALHVAAAKGYIEVMRLLLQAGYDTELRDGDGWTPLHAAAHWGVEDACRLLAEHGGGMDSLTHAGQRPCDLADEEVLSLLEELARKQEDLRNQKEASQSRGPEPQGPSGNKHRRSSVCRLSSREKISLQDLSKERRPGGAGGPPIRDEDEGGEGPTESSFAESRTLNGVSSPPPSIPKSPAAKEPRLARITPTPSRKVLEPPALILEPETSVKPNAPAASTALPADSRDRRRSYQMPVRDEESESQRKARSRLMRQSRRSTQGVTLTDLKEAEKAAGKAPEPEKPSPQSLDPARRPRVPGVENSEGPAQRAEAPDGQGPQAAREHLKVSKERRGPAEGEEAELAERSSVSSMPEGSPASHRQHPQQDFHPEPKPESEAQDGGFRKLYTELRMENERLREALTETTLRLAQLKVELERATQRQERFAERPALLELERFERRALERKAAELEEELKALSDLRADNQRLKDENAALIRVISKLSK
- the PPP1R12C gene encoding protein phosphatase 1 regulatory subunit 12C isoform X1 — encoded protein: MSCEDGPGAGPGAAAARERRREQLRQWGARVGAEPGPGERRARTVRFERAAEFLAACAGGDLDEARLMLRADPSPGAEPDPAAPPPARAVLDSTNADGISALHQACIDENLEVVRFLVEQGATVNQADNEGWTPLHVAASCGYLDIARYLLNHGANIAAVNSDGDLPLDLAESDAMEGLLKAEIAHRGVDVEAAKRAEEELLLHDTRCWLNGGAMPEARHPRTGASALHVAAAKGYIEVMRLLLQAGYDTELRDGDGWTPLHAAAHWGVEDACRLLAEHGGGMDSLTHAGQRPCDLADEEVLSLLEELARKQEDLRNQKEASQSRGPEPQGPSGNKHRRSSVCRLSSREKISLQDLSKERRPGGAGGPPIRDEDEGGEGPTESSFAESRTLNGVSSPPPSIPKSPALPEGIPFPRHFGLQKMGSSGALGPKERWGAEGAPGAGLQRSASSSQLEGTSTQAKEPRLARITPTPSRKVLEPPALILEPETSVKPNAPAASTALPADSRDRRRSYQMPVRDEESESQRKARSRLMRQSRRSTQGVTLTDLKEAEKAAGKAPEPEKPSPQSLDPARRPRVPGVENSEGPAQRAEAPDGQGPQAAREHLKVSKERRGPAEGEEAELAERSSVSSMPEGSPASHRQHPQQDFHPEPKPESEAQDGGFRKLYTELRMENERLREALTETTLRLAQLKVELERATQRQERFAERPALLELERFERRALERKAAELEEELKALSDLRADNQRLKDENAALIRVISKLSK
- the PPP1R12C gene encoding protein phosphatase 1 regulatory subunit 12C isoform X3, with translation MSCEDGPGAGPGAAAARERRREQLRQWGARVGAEPGPGERRARTVRFERAAEFLAACAGGDLDEARLMLRADPSPGAEPDPAAPPPARAVLDSTNADGISALHQACIDENLEVVRFLVEQGATVNQADNEGWTPLHVAASCGYLDIARYLLNHGANIAAVNSDGDLPLDLAESDAMEGLLKAEIAHRGVDVEAAKRAEEELLLHDTRCWLNGGAMPEARHPRTGASALHVAAAKGYIEVMRLLLQAGYDTELRDGDGWTPLHAAAHWGVEDACRLLAEHGGGMDSLTHAGQRPCDLADEEVLSLLEELARKQEDLRNQKEASQSRGPEPQGPSGNKHRRSSVCRLSSREKISLQDLSKERRPGGAGGPPIRDEDEGGEGPTESSFAESRTLNGVSSPPPSIPKSPALPEGIPFPRHFGLQKMGSSGALGPKERWGAEGAPGAGLQRSASSSQLEGTSTQAKEPRLARITPTPSRKVLEPPALILEPETSVKPNAPAASTALPADSRDRRRSYQMPVRDEESESQRKARSRLMRQSRRSTQGVTLTDLKEAEKAAGKAPEPEKPSPQSLDPARRPRVPGVENSEGPAQRAEAPDGQGPQAAREHLKVSKERRGPAEGEEAELAERSSVSRQHPQQDFHPEPKPESEAQDGGFRKLYTELRMENERLREALTETTLRLAQLKVELERATQRQERFAERPALLELERFERRALERKAAELEEELKALSDLRADNQRLKDENAALIRVISKLSK